TCAGTAGCCATGGATGTTCCAAAGGGCTACCTTGCAGTCTATGTAGGAGAAAAGCAAAGGAAGCGATTTGTGATTCCAGTATCATACTTGAACACACCTTCATTTCAAGACTTATTAATCCAAGCTGAAGAAGAATTTGGATATGATCATCCAATGGGTGGTCTTACAATTCCCTGCAGTGAAAGCATGTTCTTTGATGTCATTTCTTGCTTAAATTGTTCATGAGACTGAAACACTGAACACAATTTTGTAAAGAATAGAGTTACAAGTACAATGTATACAAAAGCATTAGCATTAATCAATTATTTcttattgttttatttcttcCAGACCGTTATGTATTATGTTCTATTTGTTCTTTTCTGTATGACTTTCCTGTTCCAATTTTCTTCTGTGTGACTTTTCTTTTGTGGAAAACAGTTTCTTCAAACCACAATACTAAGGTTGGATCTTGGCTTAGCATTCATTTGTTATAGATTGGACAATGGATTTAAATAAGCCTAAACCCAAATAGGTGTGTGTTCGGTTCTGGTGCCTCTGTAGTTTTAGCTAAGAACCAAAACTAGGACTAGACATTCGGTTCTTTGATTTTTAGGATTTAGACTAGAAGGCAAATTTCAGTTCCGATTCCGATTTGGTTCTAATAAATTTTCAGTATGGTTCTGATTACCATTGTGGGcttatggaaaatattttagtatatagTCCTAGCTTCAATTACCATCACAGCTTGTTTAATCATCCTCTGCCTAGTGATTTAGGGCTTGAAAATGGTTAATATTAGTGACTATGTGTTCAAGAACGAGTGAGAGAGAGAAAACATTCTGGTTTTATttcaaatggaaagaaaaatatGTCGTTACATCACGTTCTGGAAGCTTGTATCTTCCTTATAAGACAAAAGACCAGCTTGTGCACATCACGTGCAAGAGACCCAAAAAACTGTCCTAAAACGACACTGTCTAAACAATATACATAACCAAAGGGAAACTAACAGAAAACGATGTAGTTTTGACACCCCCTCCTCAAGTTGAAGCTGGTAAAGGCAGAAGGTTCAACTTGTGAGTGAGATTAACATGGCGACATGCTGGCAAGGCTTTTGTAAAGATGTCTGCCAACTGTTCTTCAGTAGGGAGATAATGAGGTAGTATGAATCCCTTTTGAAGCTGATCTCTGACAAGGTGACAGTCTATTTCGATGTGCTTGGTGCGTTCGTGAAACACTGGGTTCGCAGCTATATGCATGGCCGCCTTGCTGTCACAGTGTAGTGGGATTGGCAACGGGACAGTAACCTGCAAATCCTGCAAAATGTAGCTAATCCAGAGGAGCTCACATACTGTGTTAGCCATGGCACGATACTCAGCCTCAGCTGAGGATTTAGAAACAGTAGGTTGTTTCTTAGTCTTCCAAGAGATAAGGCAAGGCCCCAAATATATGCAATAACCAGAAAGTGATTTTCTGGAGTAAGTACAAGCAGCCCAATCAGAGTCACAATATGCATTTAGTGACATATCAGCACTTACAGGAAAATAAAGGCCTTGTTGTAAGGAACCTTTAAGATAACGAAGCACAtgtaaagctgcctcccaatgAGGCTTTCGAGGCATGCTCATAAACTGGCTTAAGTGCTGGACAGCATAGCAAATATCAGGCCTTGTGAGATTAATGTAAAGCAATCTGCCAAGGAGCCTTCTATACATGTCAGGTGTATCAAAAGGCTCCCCTGTATCAGGAGATAAGTGTAAACCTTGAGGTAAAGGACAGGAGGCAGGCTTACAATTGAACATACCTGCATCCTTCAATACATCTGAAATGTATTTAGTTTGACTAATGAAGGTTGCTTGACTGGATCTAGCAATCTCTAGacccaaaaaatatttcatggGCCCCAAGTCTTTAATAGTAAACTTCGTGTGTAAAGCAAGCTTGCACTCAGTTATAGCATCAATAGAGTTTCCAGTGAGAatgatatcatcaacatagacaagtaatatcagagttatagtatcaGTATGCTGTGTAAACAAGCAGTGATCATGAGGAGATTGCACAAAGCCTAAATTTTTGAGGAAGTTGCTGAATTCAATGTTCCATTGCCTAGAGGCTTGTTTAAGCCCATATAAGGACCTTTTTAGCAAGCAAACATCCCCAGGCTGGGCTTTGTGATATCCCTGTGGGGGTGTCATGTACACCTCCTCATCCAAATGTCCATGCAAAAAGGCATTATTTATGTCTAGTTGGAAAATAGGCCACTGTCTAAAGGTGGCAAGGGCAATGAAAATTCTCACAGTGGTAAGTTTGGCCACAGGAGAAAATCTGTCCTTGTAGTCCAGGCCCTCTATTTGGTTGTATCCTTTAGCAACCAGCCGAGCCTTATACCTTTCTACATCCCCATTTGGTTTAAACTTCACTTTATATATCCACTTACACCCTATTGCTTTCTTACCCTTAGGCAAGCTAGTAAGAACCCATGTGCTATTGTTTTCCAAGGCATGAAGTTCCTGATTCATGGCCTCTACCCATTGTGCATCCTTGGATGCTTGAGCATAGGTACCAGGCTCAGTAACCTTGTTAACATTACAAATATAAGTCTTATGCATAGGATGGAAAGACATGGAGGATGTTTCTAAAGAGTTAACATAGTCTTTCATCCAAGCAGGGGCCTTTCTTGGCCTTTGCATCCTTCTAATGGAAGGGCAATTTTGAAGATCCTCATTGGTGTGACTGGGAGGAGAGGAATCTGGAGCTACTTTATCATCCTCAACCATAGGAAGAGGAATCACAGGTCTTTCTACCCTATCAGTCCCTTGAAAGGGAAAGATATTTTCATGGAAAATTACATCCCTACTCACAAAGAAGGACTTGTCATTCATGCTATACAATCTATAGGCTTTGTGTGTGTTAGCATAACCTATCATAACAGCTTTAACAGCTCTTTCTTGGAATTTATCCTTTTGTGTTCCCACAGAAGTTGCATAGCATAGACAGCCAAATTTTCTCAAATGGGAATAATTAGGTGATGTCCCATAGAGTCTCTCATAGGGAGTGGTCCAATCAAAGTGTTCCATGGgcattctatttattaggtaaGTGGCAGTAAGAATGCATTCTGACCAAAACTCAATAGGAACATGTGATTGCATTTTCAAAGCTCTGGCGGTATCAAGAATATGTCTATGTTTCCTTTCCACAACCCCATTTTGTTGTGGGGTGTATGGGCAGGATCTTTGGTGTATTATCCCTTTGTTCATAAGCAAAGATCTATAATTCTGACTTAGAAACTCTTTCCCATTATCAGTTCTAATGACCTTAATGCCAGTATTAAATTGGTTCTCTACCATATGAATGAAGTGTCTAGTTATGCTAAAGGTTTGATCTTTCAAGTGCATCATGAAGGTCCAAACAGCTCTACTATAGTCATCTACAATGGTGAGAAAGTATTTAGCCCCAGTAATAGAGCTGGTCTTATATGGTCCCCATATATCGATGTGTATTAACTCAAAGGGTCTTGAAGTCAAAGTATGACTTCTGGGAAAGGGTAACCTTGCTTGCTTTGCTAGAGGACAAACAGGACAACATTGCATAGACTCATTGCTCATATTCATTCCTTTAATATGTTTGAGTTTACTAACAGATGCATGTCCTAGTCTATCATGCATGTCATTCATTGTTACAAGACAATTATGAGCTTGTTCATATTGCATTGAGCATTCTTTATTTAATTCCACTAGAGAAAAAGTACTATTTACAAAGCTGTAAAGATCAGCATTAAAGTTCATGATCTCAAGTAAACAATGTCTGATGTCAGAATGAGAAAAGCTCATCTGGTTAAGTCTGAAAAGACCTCTCTGCTTCTTGCCTATGGCCACCACCCTCTTATTCAGTGGGTCCTGTATGAGGCAGTAATGATCACATATGATTATACAGTAGCCATATCTACTTATCAACTGACTAACAGAGATCAGATTATACTGAAAGTGAGGCACATATAAGACATCATCAAGAAACAATTTCCCAAAAAGATTGACCTTTCCAGATTGAGAAACTTGAGTGGTTCTTCCATCTGGGAAGCAAATAGATATGTGTTTGTGTGATGATTGTAGAGTGGTGAAGAGAGTACTATCTGAACACATGTGGTTTGTGGCTCCAGTGTCTAAGATCCAACTAACATTGTTGTGTATTTGTGCATTACAAGTCTTGTAGATAGTAGATTTACCTGCAAAGTCCATGAAGTGTGGTTCTGGACCATGAGAAGTGCTTGGGCCAAGAACTCCTTTCCCTTTTGCAAGTTGGGAGACTTCTTGTTTCAGGGAGCTCAGCATCGAAGACAATTCAAGTATTCTATTTGATGTATCCAGATATTCCAGAGGACTGTCCTCCTCTGGATTATTTCCATCAATGGCAGCCATAATTTTGGTGCTTCTAAAATTTTTGACTGGTTGTGTCCCAGCCTTGCTCTTACCCTTGAACCAATCCGAGTACCCAATCAACTTGAAACACCCTTCCCGGGTGTGACCATTCATGTTACAGAAGGTGCAATGCCCCTTCTTATTCTCAGACCTTCTTGGTCTATTCAGGTTTTCTGATTGAGTTTTGTTTAATAAGGCAAGGGATTCAGTGTTGTCATTCATGGCTCCTAAGATTTCCCTTTGAGACTCAAACTTTACTACCATAGAGTAAGCTTTGTTTAACGTTGGCAGAGGATCCATTCCTAGCACTTGGTCCCTTACAGACCCAAAGACTTCGTTTAGACCCATTAGGAATTGCATGAGCCTATTTCTGTTGGCTATGTCAGCCATAGCCTTAGATGCTCCACAGGTACAGGTTGGGAGCGTTTCTACTGACTCAAGTTCATCCCATAACCTCTTCAACTTAGTGAAGTAAACAGACACAGAAGCATTTTCCTGAGATATAAGAGAGATCTTTCTGTGCAACTCATAGATCATCGGTCCGTTGCACTCTCCAAATCTCTCACAAATCTCTGACCAGAGATCTCTGGCAGAGGCAGTGTATATGAAACCATCAACCAACTCCTTAGAGATGGAATTAAGAATCCAAGATGTGACCATGAAGTCACATCTTTTCCACTGTTCATATCCCTCAGAATCTTTACTAGGTGCCGAAGTTGTGCCTTCGACAAAACCTAATTTCATCTTGGCACCCAGCGCTATTCTAATAGCCCTGCTCCAAGATCTGAAATTAGTACCTATGAGAGGAGCGGAGACCAGACTCATACCTGGATGATCGGAGGTTTGAAGACTCAGCAGATCTTCCATCCCGGTATTCGCGATCTGTGCTTTCTCGGGTGGTCTCGTCGCCTTCTGATCGTTACTACTGTTTCCTCGCTCCGCCATCGTCAGATCTTTCGAAAGAGCAGATGATCGCCTTCAGGCGACCAGCAACGCGCCGGCGTGAGCTAGagaccaggctctgataccatgttcaaGAACGAGTGAGAGAGAGAAAACATTCTGGTTTTATttcaaatggaaagaaaaatatGTCGTTACATCACGTTCTGGAAGCTTGTATCTTCCTTATAAGACAAAAGACCAGCTTGTGCACATCACGTGCAAGAGACTCAAAAAACTGTCCTAAAACGACACTGTCTAAACAATATACATAACCAAAGGGAAACTAACAGAAAACGATGTAGTTTTGACACTATGGCTTGCTTTTGATGAGAAAAGATTTGTAGAACCTTATCATCAATGTAGTTGAATCTCTTCAGTGAAAAGGAAGATTTTAGGGTCGTGGACAAAGTGAAACATCCCACAATTTTCGTAACTTTCAGTTCGTCAAGTAGCTAACAAGTTGCTATGAAGTTCACATGAAGGATTCCCTACCTGCTTGAGAGTTCAGAGCTCAATCGCCTCTGAATGCTTAAATAATTAGTCCCGCCTGGAAGTGGTGGGTCATGATGTTTCAGGGAATTCAGAATTGGTGCATCAATCATTTATTATAAACGATTAGGTTGAAGACAAAACCATGTGATCCTTCATGAGTATCACTAGACCTGATCCAAACCACTCATTAGCTTGCATTAAAGCATTTCCACTGTACCTTAATG
This sequence is a window from Manihot esculenta cultivar AM560-2 chromosome 4, M.esculenta_v8, whole genome shotgun sequence. Protein-coding genes within it:
- the LOC110614078 gene encoding auxin-induced protein 15A codes for the protein MGFRLPAILRAKQILQRSPSANQTASVAMDVPKGYLAVYVGEKQRKRFVIPVSYLNTPSFQDLLIQAEEEFGYDHPMGGLTIPCSESMFFDVISCLNCS